The Bacteroidota bacterium genome includes a region encoding these proteins:
- a CDS encoding formimidoylglutamase — protein sequence MAEPDLLPVSVSAPWGAPDDPRLGRWLGRQRDLPDARLGGTRVVLVGFPSDEGVRRNGGRPGAATGPAAIREALFAMTPDASNYDAFAALLDRTADLGDVRVTGDVEADQQRLGDVLTPILADGIVPIVLGGGHETAYGHVLGYVGAGLTPEILNFDAHADVRPYPQGAHSGSPFRQAIEAGQCARYRVAGLQPHRTARAHAAFVCEHGGLVWQHELDAARVMGIAAEARAPTLATFDLDAVDAAHAPGVSAPNASGLSASLWLRAAYETARSPHVASFDLVEMNPTYDVDGRTARLAALSVWTFLKGIAERG from the coding sequence ATGGCTGAGCCCGACCTCCTTCCTGTCTCCGTGTCGGCCCCATGGGGCGCTCCCGATGACCCGCGTCTTGGCCGTTGGCTAGGGCGGCAGCGCGACCTCCCCGATGCTCGTCTGGGCGGTACTCGTGTCGTGCTCGTCGGCTTCCCGTCGGACGAGGGCGTCCGTCGCAACGGGGGGCGCCCCGGGGCAGCCACAGGCCCTGCCGCGATTCGGGAGGCGCTCTTCGCGATGACGCCCGACGCGTCCAACTACGATGCGTTCGCCGCGCTCCTCGACCGCACCGCCGACCTCGGCGACGTACGCGTGACCGGCGACGTGGAGGCCGACCAGCAGCGCCTCGGCGATGTCCTCACGCCGATCCTCGCCGACGGCATCGTGCCTATCGTGCTTGGCGGCGGTCACGAGACGGCGTACGGGCACGTCCTCGGCTACGTCGGTGCTGGGCTCACGCCCGAGATCCTCAACTTTGACGCCCACGCCGACGTGCGACCCTATCCGCAAGGTGCGCATTCCGGCTCGCCGTTTCGGCAGGCCATTGAGGCAGGACAGTGCGCGCGCTACCGCGTCGCCGGCCTGCAACCGCACCGCACCGCACGCGCGCATGCAGCTTTCGTCTGCGAGCACGGCGGCCTCGTCTGGCAGCATGAACTGGATGCCGCACGCGTCATGGGGATCGCCGCTGAGGCCCGTGCCCCGACACTCGCCACGTTCGACCTTGATGCTGTGGATGCGGCACACGCACCCGGTGTGAGCGCGCCCAACGCGAGCGGCCTGTCGGCGTCGCTCTGGCTCCGCGCAGCCTACGAGACGGCGCGTTCCCCACACGTTGCCTCGTTCGACCTCGTCGAGATGAATCCGACCTACGATGTCGATGGGCGTACGGCCCGCCTCGCCGCGCTTTCGGTCTGGACATTCCTGAAAGGGATTGCGGAGCGGGGCTAG
- a CDS encoding type II toxin-antitoxin system HicB family antitoxin: MRHEFSAVVERDEDWFIAFAPEVPGANGQGRTRDEALASLSDAIALILEDRR; encoded by the coding sequence ATGAGACACGAATTCAGCGCCGTTGTCGAGCGGGATGAAGACTGGTTCATCGCCTTCGCACCGGAAGTACCAGGCGCGAACGGGCAGGGCCGCACGCGCGACGAGGCGCTTGCGAGTCTGTCCGATGCCATCGCGCTCATTCTCGAAGATCGTCGCTAG
- the arsS gene encoding arsenosugar biosynthesis radical SAM (seleno)protein ArsS (Some members of this family are selenoproteins.), which yields MQPLPVLTPDLAAAVADGPKRTTSLVARQTPLAHPDEQLRVLRAVDIDGGPTGTGDFGADLAASGWLPLRPAPLEIFQVNIGKLCNMTCRHCHVDSGPDRTEENMDRAMVDACLAAIDHILAADKAHGGGHLHTVDITGGAPELNPHFVYFVEACVERGLHVIDRCNLTILRVQKYRHLPAWMAEQGVEVACSLPHYRELNTDAQRGGGTYRKSIEALRALNKVGYGQGDPKRMLTLVTNPVGAFLAGGQASMETEWKAALERNHGITFDRLFALNNMPISRYLEWLIEKGQVEAYLERLVNAFNPAAIDGLMCRNTISVSWDGRLFDCDFNQMLEMEADVEAQQPEARGTLIKDTDRMHVTDFDLAAWQARPVSVARHCYGCTAGAGSSCGGATT from the coding sequence ATGCAACCGCTCCCCGTCCTCACGCCCGATCTCGCCGCCGCCGTCGCCGACGGGCCGAAGCGCACCACCAGCCTCGTCGCCCGCCAGACGCCGCTCGCCCATCCTGACGAGCAATTGCGAGTGCTCCGCGCCGTGGACATCGACGGTGGGCCGACTGGTACCGGAGACTTCGGTGCCGACCTCGCGGCCTCGGGGTGGCTGCCGCTACGTCCTGCGCCGCTAGAGATCTTCCAGGTCAACATCGGCAAGCTGTGCAACATGACGTGCCGCCACTGCCACGTCGACTCCGGCCCGGACCGCACCGAGGAAAACATGGACCGCGCGATGGTGGACGCGTGCCTCGCTGCCATCGACCACATCCTGGCCGCCGACAAAGCGCACGGCGGCGGCCACCTCCACACGGTGGACATCACGGGCGGCGCGCCGGAGCTGAACCCGCACTTCGTCTACTTCGTCGAAGCCTGTGTCGAACGCGGTCTTCACGTCATCGACCGGTGCAACCTGACGATCCTGCGCGTCCAGAAGTACCGCCACCTGCCCGCGTGGATGGCCGAACAAGGCGTCGAGGTGGCGTGTTCGCTGCCACACTACCGCGAGCTCAACACCGACGCACAGCGGGGCGGCGGCACCTACCGCAAGTCCATCGAGGCGCTGCGCGCGCTCAACAAGGTCGGCTATGGCCAGGGCGACCCGAAGCGGATGCTCACGCTCGTCACCAATCCTGTCGGTGCGTTCCTCGCGGGCGGCCAGGCGTCGATGGAGACCGAGTGGAAGGCGGCCCTAGAACGCAACCACGGCATCACGTTCGACCGCCTCTTCGCGCTCAACAACATGCCGATCTCGCGCTACCTGGAGTGGCTCATAGAGAAGGGGCAGGTCGAGGCCTACCTGGAGCGCCTCGTCAACGCGTTCAACCCTGCCGCCATCGACGGGCTGATGTGCCGCAACACGATCTCGGTGAGCTGGGACGGCCGTCTCTTCGACTGCGACTTCAACCAGATGCTGGAGATGGAGGCCGACGTGGAGGCCCAGCAGCCTGAGGCACGCGGCACGCTCATCAAGGACACCGACCGGATGCACGTCACCGACTTCGACCTCGCGGCGTGGCAGGCGCGCCCCGTGAGCGTGGCCCGGCACTGCTATGGTTGCACCGCCGGGGCCGGCTCCTCCTGCGGTGGCGCGACGACGTGA
- a CDS encoding arsenosugar biosynthesis-associated peroxidase-like protein, translating into METYYKPEDLGKFGDIAQGNAKLAQSFFKYYGEVFEDGALTAREKALIALAVAHAVQCPYCIDAYTSESMEKGADLEQMTEAVHVACAIRGGASLVHGVQMLNQVHAKMM; encoded by the coding sequence ATGGAGACCTACTACAAACCCGAAGACCTTGGCAAGTTTGGCGACATCGCGCAAGGCAACGCAAAACTCGCGCAGTCCTTCTTCAAGTACTACGGCGAAGTCTTCGAGGACGGCGCACTCACCGCCCGTGAGAAGGCACTCATCGCGCTCGCCGTGGCCCACGCCGTGCAGTGCCCGTACTGCATCGACGCCTACACCTCGGAGTCGATGGAGAAGGGGGCCGATCTCGAACAGATGACCGAAGCCGTCCACGTGGCCTGTGCCATCCGCGGCGGTGCGTCGCTCGTCCACGGCGTGCAGATGCTCAATCAAGTCCACGCCAAGATGATGTAG